One window of Pseudomonas sp. ML2-2023-3 genomic DNA carries:
- a CDS encoding Na+/H+ antiporter family protein produces the protein MNAVIAAVGIMLVLSLSRVHVVIALIVGAVVGGLVGGLGIEATLNAFNGGLGGGAQVALSYAMLGAFAVAIAKSGMAHALADKALMMVNRQHAAGGNRVKWLLIGLLLVVAVSSQNILPIHIAFIPLLVPPLLYVLTKLNIDRRLIACVMTFGLITPYMFLPVGFGNIFLNQILLANVSKSGVDISGVNVTHAMAIPALGMLFGLLVAVFISYRKKREYDLAKIEQVEQVAVSYNPRTLLVAGAAIAAAFIIQLWLGSMIIGALAGFLIFSASGIVRWRETDDLFTEGMKMMAMIGFIMIAASGFAEVLKATGEVKSLVEASAGWINNSKGVGALLMLLVGLLVTMGIGSSFSTVPILAAIFVPLCVQLGFSPMAIVCIVGTAGALGDAGSPASDSTLGPTSGLNIDGQHHHIWDTVVPTFLHYNLPLLAFGWVAAMVL, from the coding sequence ATGCAGTAATTGCCGCGGTCGGCATCATGCTGGTGCTCAGTTTGTCCCGTGTGCACGTGGTCATCGCACTGATTGTGGGTGCCGTTGTTGGCGGTCTCGTAGGCGGGCTGGGTATCGAGGCAACACTCAATGCTTTCAATGGCGGGTTGGGCGGTGGTGCTCAGGTGGCGTTGTCCTATGCCATGCTGGGTGCTTTTGCAGTGGCGATAGCCAAGTCGGGCATGGCCCATGCCCTGGCAGACAAAGCGCTGATGATGGTCAACAGGCAGCATGCGGCCGGTGGCAATCGCGTCAAATGGCTGTTGATTGGCTTGCTGCTGGTAGTGGCTGTTTCTTCCCAGAATATTCTGCCGATCCATATCGCGTTCATTCCTTTGCTGGTTCCGCCCCTGTTGTATGTACTGACCAAGCTGAACATTGACCGCCGATTGATTGCCTGTGTCATGACCTTTGGCTTGATCACGCCGTACATGTTCTTGCCGGTGGGGTTTGGCAATATCTTTCTCAATCAGATTTTGCTCGCCAACGTCAGCAAAAGTGGCGTTGATATCAGCGGGGTCAATGTCACCCATGCGATGGCAATCCCGGCTTTAGGGATGTTGTTTGGGTTGTTGGTGGCGGTTTTCATCAGTTACCGCAAAAAACGCGAATATGACCTGGCCAAAATCGAACAGGTTGAACAGGTTGCCGTCAGCTATAACCCGCGCACCTTGCTGGTGGCAGGTGCGGCCATTGCGGCGGCGTTTATCATTCAGCTGTGGCTGGGCTCCATGATTATTGGCGCGCTGGCGGGTTTTCTGATTTTTTCGGCTTCGGGGATCGTGCGTTGGCGCGAGACGGATGATTTGTTTACCGAAGGCATGAAGATGATGGCCATGATTGGCTTCATCATGATCGCAGCCTCGGGTTTTGCCGAAGTCCTGAAAGCCACCGGCGAGGTCAAATCACTGGTTGAAGCTTCTGCCGGCTGGATCAATAACAGCAAGGGCGTGGGTGCTCTGCTGATGTTGCTGGTTGGATTGCTGGTCACAATGGGTATCGGTTCGTCATTTTCCACTGTGCCGATCCTGGCGGCTATTTTTGTGCCGCTGTGCGTTCAGCTGGGTTTCAGTCCAATGGCCATTGTTTGCATCGTCGGCACAGCGGGCGCCTTGGGCGATGCAGGTTCTCCGGCATCGGACTCCACCCTTGGGCCCACTTCCGGCTTGAATATTGACGGCCAGCATCACCATATCTGGGACACCGTAGTGCCTACTTTCCTGCATTACAATTTGCCGCTGCTGGCCTTTGGCTGGGTGGCGGCAATGGTTTTGTAA